From Camelina sativa cultivar DH55 chromosome 7, Cs, whole genome shotgun sequence, one genomic window encodes:
- the LOC109125038 gene encoding GDSL esterase/lipase At2g30220-like, with protein MSISKPIAFGLFFVVTQLVSCDAAANTTTQPLFPAILIFGDSTADTGNNNYYPQAVFKSKHLPYGVDLPGHQANGRFSNGKLISDVLSTITYLVYGLHRYVGVLIPAPTSTKLNIKEFVPPFLQPNISDQDIVTGVCFASAGAGYDDGTSLSSHAIPVSQQPSMFKDYISRLKGIVGDKKAMEIVNNALVVISAGPNDFILNFYDILTRRLQYPTIYGYQDFVLKRLDGFFRVQSHILFL; from the exons ATGTCTATATCTAAACCCATAGCGTTTGGTCTCTTCTTTGTCGTAACACAACTCGTGTCTTGTGATGCCGCTGCAAACACCACAACGCAGCCGCTTTTCCCGGCGATTCTAATATTCGGCGACTCTACTGCAGATACAGGCAACAACAACTACTACCCACAAGCCGTTTTCAAGTCTAAACATCTTCCTTACGGCGTTGATCTTCCCGGACACCAAGCTAATGGAAGATTCTCAAACGGAAAGCTAATCTCTGACGTACTCTCCACT ATAACCTATCTAGTTTATGGTTTACATCGGTATGTCGGGGTGCTAATACCCGCACCAACATCCACCAAACTCAACATCAAAGAGTTCGTTCCTCCGTTTCTACAACCAAACATCTCCGACCAAGACATTGTCACTGGAGTCTGTTTCGCATCCGCTGGCGCTGGCTATGATGACGGAACCTCGCTCTCCAGTCATGCGATCCCGGTCTCACAACAACCAAGCATGTTCAAGGATTACATTTCTCGTCTCAAAGGTATCGTAGGAGACAAGAAAGCTATGGAAATTGTTAACAACGCTTTAGTGGTCATAAGCGCAGGACCTAATGATTTCATCTTGAACTTTTACGATATCCTCACAAGGCGTCTCCAGTATCCTACTATCTATGGTTACCAAGATTTTGTCCTCAAAAGGCTTGACGGTTTTTTCCGGGTACAAtctcatattttgtttctctag
- the LOC104700467 gene encoding GDSL esterase/lipase At2g30220-like produces MGCLPIQMTMKMRNIKRCCVEQENKDSVLYNQKLAKKLPEIETSLPGSKFLYANVYDPVMDMIQNPSIYGFKETKKGCCGTGYMELSFLCNSFSRTCPNHSDHLFWDSIHPSEAAYTYLGNLIDAQIQEWLWA; encoded by the exons ATGGGATGTTTACCGATCCAAATGACCATGAAAATGAGAAACATCAAGAGATGTTGTGTGGAACAAGAGAACAAAGACTCGGTTTTGTACAATCAGAAACTAGCAAAGAAACTGCCTGAGATCGAAACGTCTCTACCAGGAAGCAAGTTCCTTTACGCCAACGTCTACGACCCTGTGATGGACATGATCCAAAACCCTAGCATATACG GGTTCAAGGAGACGAAGAAAGGATGTTGTGGAACAGGATACATGGAATTGAGCTTCTTGTGCAATTCATTTTCACGTACTTGTCCCAATCATTCGGATCATTTGTTTTGGGACTCCATCCATCCCTCCGAGGCGGCTTACACATACCTAGGGAACTTAATAGATGCTCAGATTCAAGAGTGGCTTTGGGCTTAA
- the LOC104700468 gene encoding laccase-3 isoform X1, whose amino-acid sequence MESLRRLSFVSCIALLAYFAFLASAEHHVRQFVIAPRPVTRLCRTHQSITVNGQFPGPTLEVRNGDSVAITVINRARYNISIHWHGLRQMRNPWADGPEYITQCPIRPGQSYTYKFTIEDQEGTLWWHAHSRWLRATVYGALIIYPRLGSPYPFSMPKRDIPILLGEWWDRNPMDVLRQAQFTGAAANVSDAYTINGQPGDLYRCSRAGTMRFPIFPGETVQLRVINAGMNQELFFSVANHQLTVVETDSAYTKPFTTNVIMLGPGQTTNVLITANQRPGRYYMAARAYNSANAPFDNTTTTAILQYVNAPTRRGRGRGRGQMAPVFPVLPGFNDTATATAFTNRLRYWKRAPVPQQIDENLFFTVGLGLINCANPNSPRCQGPNGTRFAASINNMSFVLPRRNSVMQAYYQGMPGIFTTDFPPVPPVQFDYTGNVSRALWQPIKGTKAYKLKYRANVQIVLQDTSIVTPENHPMHLHGYQFYVVGSGFGNFNPRTDPARFNLFDPPERNTIGTPPGGWVAIRFVADNPGAWFMHCHIDSHLGWGLAMVFLVENGRGRLQSVQAPPLDLPRC is encoded by the exons ATGGAGTCTCTTCGGCGACTCTCCTTTGTATCATGCATCGCCCTTCTAGCCTACTTCGCATTCCTCGCTTCCGCTGAACATCACGTCCGTCAATTCGTG ATTGCGCCGAGGCCAGTGACGAGGCTGTGCAGAACTCACCAAAGTATCACTGTCAACGGTCAGTTCCCTGGTCCAACGCTCGAGGTCAGGAACGGTGACTCTGTCGCGATCACTGTTATCAACAGAGCCCGTTACAACATTAGTATCCACTG GCATGGACTTAGACAGATGCGGAATCCATGGGCTGATGGTCCTGAGTACATTACACAGTGTCCGATCCGTCCAGGACAAAGCTATACTTACAAATTCACAATCGAGGACCAAGAGGGTACACTTTGGTGGCACGCTCATAGCCGCTGGCTCAGAGCCACCGTCTATGGTGCTCTCATTATTTACCCTCGTCTTGGTTCTCCTTATCCCTTCTCTATGCCTAAACGTGACATCCCAATTCTTCTTG GGGAATGGTGGGATAGAAACCCAATGGACGTTTTGAGGCAAGCACAGTTCACGGGAGCAGCAGCTAATGTATCTGATGCTTACACAATTAATGGTCAACCAGGCGATCTTTACCGCTGTTCCCGGGCTGGGACCATGCGTTTTCCAATTTTCCCTGGCGAGACGGTTCAGCTTCGAGTCATCAACGCTGGTATGAACCAAGAGCTCTTCTTCTCAGTCGCTAACCACCAGCTCACAGTCGTTGAAACTGATTCCGCCTACACAAAACCATTCACCACAAATGTCATCATGCTCGGTCCTGGTCAAACCACAAACGTCCTCATCACTGCAAACCAACGACCTGGCCGTTACTACATGGCAGCTCGAGCCTACAACAGCGCAAACGCTCCTTTCGACAACACAACCACGACTGCCATCTTACAGTACGTCAACGCTCCAACAAGACGTGgccgtggtcgtggtcgtggtcagaTGGCTCCGGTTTTCCCTGTTCTTCCCGGGTTCAACGACACCGCAACCGCAACAGCTTTCACCAACCGTCTCCGGTACTGGAAACGAGCTCCAGTACCACAACAAATCGATGAGAACCTCTTTTTCACCGTCGGGTTGGGACTAATCAACTGCGCCAACCCAAACAGTCCACGTTGCCAGGGTCCTAACGGGACCAGATTCGCGGCCAGCATAAACAACATGTCTTTCGTGCTACCACGAAGGAACTCCGTCATGCAAGCTTACTACCAAGGCATGCCCGGAATCTTCACTACTGATTTCCCGCCTGTTCCACCGGTGCAATTCGATTACACCGGTAACGTTAGCCGCGCGCTATGGCAGCCAATAAAAGGAACCAAAGCATACAAGCTTAAGTACAGAGCTAATGTTCAGATTGTGTTACAAGACACTAGCATTGTCACGCCTGAAAATCATCCCATGCATCTACACGGATACCAATTCTACGTTGTCGGGTCAGGTTTTGGTAATTTCAACCCGAGAACAGATCCGGCTAGGTTTAACCTATTTGACCCACCAGAGAGGAACACCATTGGTACACCTCCAGGTGGTTGGGTAGCAATCCGGTTCGTCGCTGATAATCCAG GAGCATGGTTTATGCATTGTCACATTGATTCACATTTGGGGTGGGGTTTGGCTATGGTTTTCCTAGTTGAGAACGGTCGTGGACGGTTGCAATCAGTTCAGGCTCCACCGTTGGATCTTCCAAGATGCTAA
- the LOC104700468 gene encoding laccase-3 isoform X2, with protein MRNPWADGPEYITQCPIRPGQSYTYKFTIEDQEGTLWWHAHSRWLRATVYGALIIYPRLGSPYPFSMPKRDIPILLGEWWDRNPMDVLRQAQFTGAAANVSDAYTINGQPGDLYRCSRAGTMRFPIFPGETVQLRVINAGMNQELFFSVANHQLTVVETDSAYTKPFTTNVIMLGPGQTTNVLITANQRPGRYYMAARAYNSANAPFDNTTTTAILQYVNAPTRRGRGRGRGQMAPVFPVLPGFNDTATATAFTNRLRYWKRAPVPQQIDENLFFTVGLGLINCANPNSPRCQGPNGTRFAASINNMSFVLPRRNSVMQAYYQGMPGIFTTDFPPVPPVQFDYTGNVSRALWQPIKGTKAYKLKYRANVQIVLQDTSIVTPENHPMHLHGYQFYVVGSGFGNFNPRTDPARFNLFDPPERNTIGTPPGGWVAIRFVADNPGAWFMHCHIDSHLGWGLAMVFLVENGRGRLQSVQAPPLDLPRC; from the exons ATGCGGAATCCATGGGCTGATGGTCCTGAGTACATTACACAGTGTCCGATCCGTCCAGGACAAAGTTATACATACAAATTCACAATCGAGGACCAAGAGGGTACACTTTGGTGGCACGCTCATAGCCGTTGGCTCAGAGCCACCGTCTATGGTGCTCTCATTATTTACCCTCGTCTTGGTTCTCCTTATCCCTTCTCTATGCCTAAGCGTGACATCCCAATTCTTCTTG GGGAATGGTGGGATAGAAACCCAATGGACGTTTTGAGGCAAGCACAGTTCACGGGAGCAGCAGCTAATGTATCTGATGCTTACACAATTAATGGTCAACCAGGCGATCTTTACCGCTGTTCCCGGGCTGGGACCATGCGTTTTCCAATTTTCCCTGGCGAGACGGTTCAGCTTCGAGTCATCAACGCTGGTATGAACCAAGAGCTCTTCTTCTCAGTCGCTAACCACCAGCTCACAGTCGTTGAAACTGATTCCGCCTACACAAAACCATTCACCACAAATGTCATCATGCTCGGTCCTGGTCAAACCACAAACGTCCTCATCACTGCAAACCAACGACCTGGCCGTTACTACATGGCAGCTCGAGCCTACAACAGCGCAAACGCTCCTTTCGACAACACAACCACGACTGCCATCTTACAGTACGTCAACGCTCCAACAAGACGTGgccgtggtcgtggtcgtggtcagaTGGCTCCGGTTTTCCCTGTTCTTCCCGGGTTCAACGACACCGCAACCGCAACAGCTTTCACCAACCGTCTCCGGTACTGGAAACGAGCTCCAGTACCACAACAAATCGATGAGAACCTCTTTTTCACCGTCGGGTTGGGACTAATCAACTGCGCCAACCCAAACAGTCCACGTTGCCAGGGTCCTAACGGGACCAGATTCGCGGCCAGCATAAACAACATGTCTTTCGTGCTACCACGAAGGAACTCCGTCATGCAAGCTTACTACCAAGGCATGCCCGGAATCTTCACTACTGATTTCCCGCCTGTTCCACCGGTGCAATTCGATTACACCGGTAACGTTAGCCGCGCGCTATGGCAGCCAATAAAAGGAACCAAAGCATACAAGCTTAAGTACAGAGCTAATGTTCAGATTGTGTTACAAGACACTAGCATTGTCACGCCTGAAAATCATCCCATGCATCTACACGGATACCAATTCTACGTTGTCGGGTCAGGTTTTGGTAATTTCAACCCGAGAACAGATCCGGCTAGGTTTAACCTATTTGACCCACCAGAGAGGAACACCATTGGTACACCTCCAGGTGGTTGGGTAGCAATCCGGTTCGTCGCTGATAATCCAG GAGCATGGTTTATGCATTGTCACATTGATTCACATTTGGGGTGGGGTTTGGCTATGGTTTTCCTAGTTGAGAACGGTCGTGGACGGTTGCAATCAGTTCAGGCTCCACCGTTGGATCTTCCAAGATGCTAA
- the LOC104700469 gene encoding uncharacterized protein LOC104700469, whose protein sequence is MHSLLHLTTILRTSPAHSLILRTSLSAMATAASSSLLLPSVSLNNLSCSKNASFCFPAKNLSRSRVSMSVSAGSQTTTVHDSLFADYKPTTAFLFPGQGAQAVGMGKEAQSVAAAGELYKKANDILGYDLLDICVSGPKEKLDSTVISQPAIYVTSLAAVELLRVREGGEQIINSVDVTCGLSLGEYTALAFAGAFSFEDGLKLVKLRGEAMQAAADAAKSAMVSIIGLDSEKVQQLCDAANQEVEEADKVQIANYLCPGNYAVSGGLKGIEVVEAKAKSFKARMTVRLAVAGAFHTSFMEPAVSRLEAALAATEIRSPRIPVISNVDAQPHADPDTIKKILARQVTSPVQWETTVKTLLSKGLQSSYELGPGKVIAGIFKRVDKSASVENISA, encoded by the exons ATGCACTCACTGCTTCACCTTACTACTATCTTACGCACCTCTCCTGCTCATTCTCTTATCCTGCGCACGTCTCTCTCTGCCATGGCCACCGCCGCTTCCTCTTCCTTGCTCCTCCCTTCCGTATCTCTCAACAATCTCTCCTGCTCTAAAAATGCCTCCTTTTGCTTCCCCGCCAAGAATCTCAGCCGATCTAGGGTTTCCATGAGCGTCTCCGCTGGATCTCAGACTACTACTGTTCACGACTCTCTGTTCGCCGATTACAAACCCACCACCGCGTTTCTATTTCCCGGTCAG GGAGCTCAAGCAGTAGGAATGGGTAAAGAGGCTCAGAGTGTTGCAGCAGCTGGAGAGTTGTATAAGAAAGCTAATGATATCTTAGG GTATGATCTTCTGGACATTTGTGTTAGTGGACCAAAAGAGAAGCTTGATTCCACGGTCATAAGCCAG CCTGCTATTTATGTCACAAGTTTAGCAGCAGTTGAATTGCTCCGTGTTCGTGAAGGTGGAGAACAAATTATTAACTCGGTTGATGTGACTTGCGGTCTGAGTTTGGGAGAGTATACTGCTCTGGCATTTGCTGGAGCCTTCAG CTTCGAGGACGGGCTGAAGCTTGTAAAACTTAGAGGAGAAGCCATGCAG GCTGCTGCAGATGCTGCGAAGAGTGCCATGGTTAGTATCATAGGGTTGGACTCAGAAAAGGTTCAGCAGTTGTGTGATGCAGCAAAtcaagaagtagaagaagctgACAAAGTTCAGATTGCAAATTACTTATGTCCG GGTAATTACGCAGTATCTGGAGGTCTTAAGGGAATTGAAGTTGTTGAAGCTAAAGCTAAGTCATTCAAGGCCCGAATGACG GTGCGTCTAGCTGTTGCAGGTGCTTTCCACACTAGTTTTATGGAACCAGCAGTCTCGAGATTAGAAGCTGCATTGGCAGCAACGGAGATTAGAAGTCCGAGGATCCCAGTGATCTCGAATGTTGATGCACAGCCTCATGCAGATCCAGACACGATCAAGAAGATACTTGCACGCCAG GTGACATCTCCAGTCCAATGGGAGACAACAGTAAAGACTCTCTTATCCAAAGGACTTCAAAGCAGCTATGAATTGGGACCTGGAAAG GTAATTGCAGGGATATTCAAGAGAGTAGATAAAAGCGCCAGCGTTGAAAATATCAGTGCTTAA
- the LOC104700471 gene encoding probable protein phosphatase 2C 26 isoform X1 produces the protein MAIPVTRMMVPHARPSLRLSHTNLTNSTRVNFLCRCAPSELQPLRPELSLSVGTHAIPHPDKVEKGGEDAFFVSSYRGGVMAVADGVSGWAEQDVDPSLFSKELMANASRLVDDEDVRYDPGFLIDKAHTATTSRGSATIILAMLEEVGILKIGNVGDCGLKLLREGQIIFATTPQEHYFDCPYQLSSEGSAQTYLDASFSIVEVQKGDVIVMGSDGLFDNVFDHEIVSIVTKHADVAESSRLLAEVASSHSRDTEFESPYALEARAKGFDVPLWKKALGKKLTGGKLDDVTVIVAKVVSS, from the exons ATGGCGATTCCAGTGACGAGAATGATGGTTCCTCACGCACGACCATCGCTTCGTCTCTCACACACCAACCTTACAAACTCAACTCGTGTTAACTTCCTCTGTCGCTGTGCTCCATCAGAACTCCAACCACTTCG GCCCGAACTCTCTTTATCTGTCGGAACTCACGCCATCCCACATCCAGATAAG GTGGAGAAAGGTGGGGAAGATGCTTTCTTTGTGAGTAGTTATAGAGGAGGAGTCATGGCTGTTGCAGATGGTGTCTCCGG TTGGGCTGAACAAGATGTTGATCCTTCCTTGTTCTCTAAAGAACTTATGGCGAATGCTTCTCGTctagttgatgatgaagat GTCAGATATGATCCTGGTTTTCTCATTGACAAAGCTCATACCGCAACTACCTCCAGAGGTTCTGCCACAAT TATTCTAGCTATGCTTGAGGAAGTCGGTATTCTCAAAATAGGCAATGTTGGAGACTGTGGACTTAAACTTCTTCGTGAAG GTCAGATTATTTTTGCCACTACTCCACAAGAGCACTATTTTGACTGTCCTTACCAACTTAGCTCTGAGGGTTCTGCTCAAACTTATCTAGATGCATCG TTTAGCATAGTGGAAGTACAGAAGGGGGACGTGATCGTGATGGGTTCAGATGGGCTTTTCGATAATGTGTTTGACCATGAGATCGTTTCGATTGTGACAAAGCATGCAGATGTTGCAGAatcat CGAGGTTATTAGCTGAAGTGGCGAGTAGCCATTCAAGAGATACAGAGTTTGAATCTCCATATGCATTAGAAGCAAGAGCCAAG GGCTTTGATGTTCCTCTCTGGAAGAAGGCACTAGGAAAGAAGCTTACAG GAGGGAAGCTTGATGATGTCACTGTGATCGTTGCCAAAGTTGTTAGCTCATGA
- the LOC104700471 gene encoding probable protein phosphatase 2C 26 isoform X2 encodes MAVADGVSGWAEQDVDPSLFSKELMANASRLVDDEDVRYDPGFLIDKAHTATTSRGSATIILAMLEEVGILKIGNVGDCGLKLLREGQIIFATTPQEHYFDCPYQLSSEGSAQTYLDASFSIVEVQKGDVIVMGSDGLFDNVFDHEIVSIVTKHADVAESSRLLAEVASSHSRDTEFESPYALEARAKGFDVPLWKKALGKKLTGGKLDDVTVIVAKVVSS; translated from the exons ATGGCTGTTGCAGATGGTGTCTCCGG TTGGGCTGAACAAGATGTTGATCCTTCCTTGTTCTCTAAAGAACTTATGGCGAATGCTTCTCGTctagttgatgatgaagat GTCAGATATGATCCTGGTTTTCTCATTGACAAAGCTCATACCGCAACTACCTCCAGAGGTTCTGCCACAAT TATTCTAGCTATGCTTGAGGAAGTCGGTATTCTCAAAATAGGCAATGTTGGAGACTGTGGACTTAAACTTCTTCGTGAAG GTCAGATTATTTTTGCCACTACTCCACAAGAGCACTATTTTGACTGTCCTTACCAACTTAGCTCTGAGGGTTCTGCTCAAACTTATCTAGATGCATCG TTTAGCATAGTGGAAGTACAGAAGGGGGACGTGATCGTGATGGGTTCAGATGGGCTTTTCGATAATGTGTTTGACCATGAGATCGTTTCGATTGTGACAAAGCATGCAGATGTTGCAGAatcat CGAGGTTATTAGCTGAAGTGGCGAGTAGCCATTCAAGAGATACAGAGTTTGAATCTCCATATGCATTAGAAGCAAGAGCCAAG GGCTTTGATGTTCCTCTCTGGAAGAAGGCACTAGGAAAGAAGCTTACAG GAGGGAAGCTTGATGATGTCACTGTGATCGTTGCCAAAGTTGTTAGCTCATGA
- the LOC104700470 gene encoding mitoferrin-like, with product MATEATTASKFPESDLRPIPQPPDFHPAIVVPAQNTTLRFWQLMVAGSIAGSVEHMAMFPVDTVKTHMQALRSCPIKPVGLRQAFRSIIKTDGPSALYRGIWAMGLGAGPAHAVYFSFYEVSKKFLSGGNPNNSAAHAISGVFATISSDAVFTPMDMVKQRLQIGNGTYKGVWDCISRVMREEGFGAFYASYRTTVLMNAPFTAVHFTTYEAVKKGLREMLPEHAGGEEDEEGWLVYATAGAAAGGLAAVVTTPLDVVKTQLQCQGVCGCDRFKTSSISDVFRTIVKKDGYRGLARGWLPRMLFHAPAAAICWSTYETVKSFFGDLNGESNVA from the exons ATGGCGACAGAAGCCACAACTGCATCCAAATTCCCAGAATCCGATCTCCGTCCAATCCCACAACCACCGGATTTTCATCCAGCAATCGTCGTTCCAGCTCAAAACACAACTCTTCGATTCTGGCAGCTCATGGTCGCCGGTTCAATCGCTGGCTCTGTTGAACACATGGCTATGTTTCCAGTAGATACAGTCAAAACCCATATGCAAGCTCTCCGTTCATGTCCCATCAAACCAGTCGGTTTACGTCAAGCTTTCCGTTCAATTATCAAAACCGATGGTCCATCTGCTTTGTATAGAGGTATTTGGGCAATGGGGCTTGGTGCTGGACCAGCTCACGCTGTTTATTTCTCATTCTATGAAGTCTCTAAGAAGTTTTTATCTGGTGGGAACCCTAATAACTCTGCTGCACACGCGATCTCGGGTGTTTTCGCTACTATATCTAGTGATGCTGTGTTTACTCCAATGGATATGGTTAAGCAGAGGTTACAGATTGGGAATGGGACTTATAAAGGTGTTTGGGATTGTATTAGTAGGGTAATGCGTGAGGAAGGGTTTGGTGCGTTTTACGCTTCGTATAGAACTACTGTGTTGATGAATGCTCCGTTTACTGCTGTTCACTTCACTACTTATGAGGCGGTTAAGAAGGGATTGAGGGAGATGTTGCCTGAACACGCTGGTGGAGAAGAGGATGAGGAAGGTTGGTTGGTTTATGCTACTGCTGGAGCTGCTGCTGGTGGGTTAGCGGCTGTTGTAACTACTCCGCTTGATGTTGTTAAGACGCAATTGCAGTGTCAG GGTGTGTGTGGTTGTGATCGTTTCAAGACCAGTTCAATAAGCGATGTGTTCCGAACAATTGTGAAGAAAGACGGTTATAGAGGACTAGCCAGAGGATGGCTACCAAGAATGCTATTCCACGCTCCAGCAGCTGCTATCTGCTGGTCCACTTATGAAACAGTCAAATCCTTTTTTGGAGATCTCAATGGTGAATCAAACGTAGCTTGA